From one Melospiza melodia melodia isolate bMelMel2 chromosome 4, bMelMel2.pri, whole genome shotgun sequence genomic stretch:
- the LOC134416931 gene encoding acrosin-like: MALLGLLVLLALAGPVGGTWDTCRRTCRLRPMASDHSSMTSAAGTSREGDTSVPSGAWPSIVSIQATWENGTWHMCTGVLLSSQWVLTVAHCFARAGGISTWDVVIGATDLTQPGPGAVVRRIQRLLVHQHYVVATARNDIALVELDQPVECSNYIQLACVPDPSLRVSELKSCYIAGWNFARGEFPTGSMVLQEAKVHLMDTELCNSSRWYAGAIHPRNLCAGYPQGGIDTCQGDSGGPLICKDNAADYYWLVGLNSWGRGCDRARHPGIYTSTQHFYNWILLQTGLSPAERAGPAPEPPVTSAPEEEPEEPEEEINLTPEYNEKPAVTSSGTTLPMAFPHQILVQFWNLVQEFLQF; the protein is encoded by the exons ATGGCTTTGCTGGGGCTGCtcgtgctgctggccctggccggGCCCGTGGGGGgcacctgggacacctgcag AAGAACCTGCAGGCTCCGGCCCATGGCCTCTGACCACAGTTCCATGACTTCTGCTGCTGGCACGTCCCGTGAGGGTGACACCAGTGTCCCCTCTGGGGCCTGGCCCAGCATCGTCAGCATCCAGGCCACCTGGGAGAACGGCACGTGGCACATGTGCACGGGTGTCCTCCTCAGCTCCCAGTGGGTGCTCACGGTGGCACACTGCTTCGCCAGAGCCGG GGGCATCTCCACGTGGGACGTGGTGATTGGGGCCACAGATCTGActcagccaggccctggggctgtgGTGAGACGCATCCAGAGGCTCCTGGTGCACCAGCACTACGTGGTTGCCACGGCCAGGAACGACATCGCCCTGGTGGAGCTGGACCAGCCCGTGGAGTGCAGCAACTACATCCAGCTGGCCTGTGTGCCCGACCCCTCACTCAGGGTCTCGGAGCTGAAATCCTGCTACATCGCCGGCTGGAACTTTGCCAGAGGTGAGTTCCCAACAGGAT CCATGGTGCTGCAGGAGGCCAAGGTTCACCTCATGGACACTGAGCTCTGCAACAGCAGCCGGTGGTACGCGGGGGCCATCCACCCCCGCAACCTTTGTGCTGGGTACCCACAGGGCGGCATCGACACCTGCCAG GGGGACAGTGGGGGTCCCCTCATCTGCAAGGACAATGCAGCTGACTACTACTGGCTGGTGGGATTGAACAGCTGGGGAAGAGGCTGTGACAGAGCCAGGCACCCCGGGATCTACACCTCCACTCAGCACTTCTACAACTGGATCCTGCTCCAGAcgggcctgagcccagcagaaAGAGCTGGTCCAGCACCGGAGCCACCTGTCACCTCGGCCCCCGAGGAGGAGCCTGAGGAACCAGAGGAAGAGATCAACTTGACCCCTGAGTACAACGAGAAACCAGCAGTGACATCCTCGGGCACGACACTGCCCATGGCATTCCCACACCAGATCCTGGTGCAATTCTGGAATCTGGTGCAGGAGTTCCTGCAGTTTTAG
- the LOC134416932 gene encoding guanylyl cyclase-activating protein 1-like: MGNNSSSTVDDLQAVEIHHWYKKFMTECPSGQLTEHEFKQFFGLRGLDPEANKYIEQMFRTFDMNKDGYIDFMEYVAALSLVLRGKMEQKLRWYFKLYDVDGNGCIDRHELLNIIKAIRAINGGDHETSAEEFTNRVFDRIDVNGDGELSLDEFVEGARKDEEFMEVMMKSLDLSHIVAMINNRRHSV; the protein is encoded by the exons ATGGGAAACAACAGCAGCTCCACCGTGGACGATCTGCAAGCTGTCGAGATCCACCACTGGTACAAAAAATTCATGACAGAATGTCCTTCTGGACAGCTGACGGAGCATGAATTTAAGCAGTTCTTTGGACTTCGAGGGCTGGATCCAGAGGCCAATAAGTACATTGAGCAGATGTTCCGCACGTTCGATATGAACAAG GATGGATATATTGATTTCATGGAATACGTGGCTGCCCTCAGCCTCGTTCTCCGAGGGAAGATGGAGCAGAAATTGCGGTGGTATTTCAAGCTCTATGATGTAGATGGCAATGGCTGCATTGATCGACATGAACTGCTCAACATCATCAAG GCCATTCGAGCCATTAATGGTGGTGACCATGAAACGAGTGCAGAAGAGTTCACCAACCGAGTCTTCGACAGGATTGATGTGAACGGCGATG GTGAACTTTCTCTGGATGAATTTGTGGAGGGAGCAAGGAAAGATGAGGAGTTCATGGAGGTTATGATGAAAAGTTTGGACCTGTCACACATTGTGGCCATGATAAACAACCGTCGGCATAGTGTATAA